The proteins below are encoded in one region of Holophagaceae bacterium:
- a CDS encoding GAF domain-containing protein codes for MMKKSNPSQAQGSPSTPSTDKGLAMGASSVDSAAEVNTIIAQCTAMDDLLRVMLEQAGSIYPSPNWLFGGITDMENPVEVEVLAHSHMRLKTVYLGMRIPILCSPFSHRIFEEHCVSYVGEDLGTLSLLNSHFAETFALSSFMGIPLLFSNKIIGVLYAATLKGEKASAPTESQEEALRNLARAGALAFHQIKTRTSM; via the coding sequence ATGATGAAAAAGTCCAATCCTAGCCAGGCTCAAGGAAGCCCTTCAACGCCATCCACGGACAAGGGGCTGGCCATGGGCGCGAGCTCAGTTGATTCGGCCGCGGAGGTCAACACAATCATCGCCCAGTGCACCGCCATGGATGATTTGTTACGTGTGATGCTGGAACAAGCGGGGTCAATCTACCCCAGTCCGAATTGGTTATTTGGCGGGATCACCGACATGGAGAACCCTGTGGAGGTGGAGGTTCTGGCCCATTCGCATATGCGCTTGAAAACGGTCTACCTAGGCATGCGCATCCCCATTTTGTGCAGTCCATTCAGCCATCGTATTTTTGAAGAACATTGCGTGAGCTATGTGGGTGAAGATCTCGGAACACTATCGCTTTTGAATTCACATTTTGCGGAGACCTTTGCGCTTTCAAGCTTCATGGGGATTCCACTTCTTTTCTCGAACAAGATCATAGGGGTCCTATACGCGGCCACTTTAAAAGGTGAAAAAGCCTCCGCGCCAACCGAATCCCAGGAGGAAGCCCTGCGGAATCTGGCCCGGGCAGGGGCGCTGGCTTTTCATCAAATAAAAACCAGGACATCCATGTAA
- a CDS encoding TerB N-terminal domain-containing protein: MDDAHRQATDQETKTAQAYAREVRHLRLKAIKVEELKRHASGLRLSALRNAGIDDFSQMQGWSAQRLMQVRGIGPDSAHRIASLVDSISRQSNQQPIPHPVEGPITPAGYEVLEAIHLDIQTQTTFREPKPQLQGVIKDFQARQAQVRSKTGFFAWFPGFGAKPGLHEAVAETAAMEADLQHTHPASGLNRGLPHDLDLLAGLRRNGVDPSVVDQDLKAHPDWYQSALNALLGERPSMLQLAQGLGRYRLAAPSSPSKDSSSVAHTVTVDGLPIQISIRMDMSTGSGGSATSEPRERPSTQDAAAFWVGPGKDITVADHLIPGGMVYVGTGLASIQGYSTEPAIIDPKKKVQTQGADFRTRQTNYWPSYESISPEARGSYLKWLVAGKSDPQADIGFVFLYFYGLERRVLHDLANRTETDPEVAAILGEIRRLLGIYGGNGSFHTYATSLLDYRAAKHLAGVPQIHATVPLVTSPYGSNLDLKVGLAAHAVQKLSLPAAWAVAWLHADPTMRPKTVAKRCPKEFDALFALEYRKRFGDGLKIPENKTRLKIQHRTASPSFGHGMLEASLDLPDVTVLSGPISKLQETAEACYPQLDTYSRFMGRNPEKAGTLEALLLLPPALWPDLVRSEMVDLQQKVDASTGSLVVPFLDIQLRLPEGGDLNKAKFSALSRALGALGLGIEPDPRFGGSLPEMNDAVALFKAEGLDQDRPVSQGFVFGALAVHLAAVVAHADGEFGAEEEILLTGHMAQWLHLNDQERLRLVARLDLMRKTKPVLTGLQKRIDALTTDQKSALADLLVLVVHAEGVVSPGEVKVLEKVFGMLGQKDGAIYSKLHGAAAEPITIRQAGPEESGFKLPPKPVEPAPTGMTLDMAKVAALRAESAKVSDLLGSIFKEEEHLPVPVPDPDAQDLLEEPSLLGLDPDHAGLLQTLLARPQWSRAELDDICSERGMMVDGALERINEAALDAFDEPLIEGDDPLEVHRDRLLDRTA; this comes from the coding sequence GTGGATGACGCTCATCGACAGGCCACGGACCAGGAGACCAAAACCGCTCAAGCCTATGCCAGGGAGGTCCGGCACCTCCGCCTGAAGGCCATCAAGGTCGAGGAATTGAAACGCCATGCATCCGGCCTGCGCCTTTCTGCCTTGCGGAACGCCGGCATCGACGACTTCTCCCAGATGCAAGGATGGAGCGCGCAGAGACTGATGCAAGTGAGGGGCATCGGCCCCGATTCCGCACACCGGATCGCTTCCCTGGTGGATTCCATCAGCCGCCAGTCGAATCAGCAGCCTATCCCCCACCCTGTCGAAGGCCCCATTACACCGGCCGGCTATGAGGTGTTGGAAGCCATCCATCTGGACATCCAAACCCAGACAACCTTCCGGGAGCCCAAACCCCAGCTCCAAGGCGTCATCAAGGATTTCCAGGCTCGCCAAGCCCAGGTGCGATCCAAGACCGGCTTCTTCGCCTGGTTCCCCGGGTTCGGGGCCAAGCCTGGGCTCCACGAAGCTGTCGCGGAAACCGCAGCCATGGAAGCGGACCTTCAACATACCCACCCGGCCTCTGGGCTGAACCGGGGTCTGCCCCACGACCTGGACCTGTTGGCCGGGCTGCGCCGGAACGGCGTGGATCCATCCGTGGTCGACCAAGATCTGAAGGCCCATCCGGACTGGTATCAGAGCGCACTGAATGCCCTTCTTGGGGAACGCCCCTCAATGCTCCAACTGGCCCAGGGGCTGGGGCGGTACCGCCTGGCCGCTCCAAGTTCTCCGTCGAAGGATTCCTCGTCCGTGGCCCACACCGTCACCGTCGATGGACTTCCCATTCAGATCAGCATCCGGATGGACATGTCGACAGGGTCTGGGGGGTCCGCGACCTCCGAACCCCGGGAACGGCCTTCGACGCAGGATGCGGCCGCCTTCTGGGTGGGCCCTGGAAAGGACATCACGGTTGCGGACCACCTCATCCCAGGGGGGATGGTTTATGTGGGCACCGGGCTTGCGTCCATCCAGGGCTACTCGACCGAACCCGCCATCATTGACCCCAAAAAGAAGGTCCAGACCCAAGGGGCGGACTTCCGTACTCGTCAAACCAACTACTGGCCCAGCTACGAAAGCATTTCCCCTGAAGCCCGGGGCTCGTACCTGAAGTGGCTTGTGGCCGGGAAGTCCGACCCCCAGGCCGACATCGGCTTCGTGTTCTTGTACTTCTATGGGCTCGAACGACGGGTGCTTCACGACTTGGCCAATCGCACCGAAACGGATCCGGAAGTCGCCGCGATCCTCGGCGAGATCCGCCGACTCCTGGGGATCTACGGCGGGAACGGTTCATTCCATACCTATGCGACCAGCCTTTTGGATTACCGGGCCGCTAAGCATTTGGCGGGCGTTCCCCAGATTCATGCGACCGTGCCCTTGGTCACGAGCCCCTACGGTTCAAACCTGGACCTGAAGGTGGGCCTAGCAGCCCACGCGGTGCAGAAGCTGTCGCTGCCAGCTGCGTGGGCCGTGGCCTGGCTCCACGCGGATCCGACCATGCGCCCCAAAACCGTGGCCAAGCGATGCCCGAAAGAATTCGATGCGCTGTTCGCGCTGGAATACCGGAAGCGGTTTGGCGATGGCCTGAAGATCCCCGAGAACAAGACTCGCTTGAAGATCCAGCACCGGACGGCTAGCCCATCCTTTGGGCACGGCATGCTGGAAGCATCACTGGACCTTCCGGATGTGACGGTCCTGTCCGGTCCAATCTCCAAGCTGCAGGAGACCGCTGAAGCCTGCTATCCGCAGCTGGACACTTACAGCCGCTTCATGGGCCGCAATCCAGAAAAGGCCGGGACACTAGAAGCTTTGCTCCTGCTACCCCCAGCCCTGTGGCCAGATTTGGTCCGGTCGGAAATGGTAGACCTGCAACAGAAGGTGGATGCTTCAACTGGATCGTTGGTCGTGCCTTTTTTGGACATCCAGCTTCGTCTTCCCGAAGGTGGGGATCTGAACAAGGCCAAGTTCAGCGCGTTGAGCCGGGCTCTGGGTGCCTTGGGCCTAGGCATCGAGCCCGATCCCCGGTTCGGTGGATCCCTGCCGGAGATGAACGATGCGGTTGCGCTCTTCAAAGCCGAAGGGCTGGACCAGGATCGCCCGGTGTCCCAAGGTTTCGTTTTCGGAGCACTTGCCGTGCATCTGGCAGCGGTGGTGGCCCATGCCGACGGGGAATTTGGGGCGGAAGAAGAAATCCTGCTGACCGGTCACATGGCCCAGTGGCTGCACCTGAATGATCAGGAACGCCTGCGCCTCGTGGCCCGCCTCGATCTGATGCGGAAGACCAAGCCCGTCCTGACCGGACTGCAGAAGCGGATCGATGCCCTCACCACGGATCAGAAGTCCGCTTTGGCGGATCTGCTTGTTCTGGTGGTCCACGCCGAGGGTGTCGTGTCTCCAGGTGAAGTGAAGGTCCTGGAGAAGGTCTTCGGAATGCTGGGGCAGAAGGACGGAGCCATCTATTCGAAGCTTCATGGCGCGGCGGCGGAACCCATCACGATTCGCCAGGCCGGGCCAGAGGAATCGGGCTTCAAGTTGCCACCCAAGCCCGTGGAACCTGCGCCGACCGGCATGACCTTGGATATGGCAAAGGTGGCCGCCCTCCGAGCCGAATCGGCGAAGGTGTCCGACCTGCTTGGGTCGATCTTCAAAGAAGAAGAACATCTGCCGGTGCCGG